A single window of Archangium gephyra DNA harbors:
- a CDS encoding lantibiotic dehydratase, with protein sequence MPNKAPGHLVPLANGWSLWKDFCVRGAGFPASDVLRLASRELASAVDACLDLEERIRTLREELIAALERVRQALPPDEARALNGAIKRLARGGLPQDIQAEGEARTRFEALRSSLAELEATRARLDALFEREGTRLGEVLRAQARDSRFREALVWQNRAAVHSAIEPLLRSPPDERSTKSRAREQLVANYLQRYTVKNDSIGFFGPFGWGTFSEEGPGVTARPGPSLIEHRWVSFDFWPIEALAQKFSKHPGIQPWLAPRLQPYARLEGRTLHLPVGSDELAPTPLRLLTLCDGVRLARELATTVIAEGLFSSEADVYAALEELRSRDVLVWELELPTRAHGREVVLRQLLERVGDEAARSDALAQLAELEEAREAVIRASGDPEALDRALGEVESRFSRLTSRDATRNAGMTYGGRTPLYEDCRRGLAMTLGPELIDRLRRPLSLLMLGGRWYSYQIGRQCHEALLGVFRSLCEGLGTDTVEGVLFWPTAAELFPEGGSKPPAFAEALMADYPARWARVFGLPQSGGQRAIELTSDAVEPLVRELFAAPHPGWPGARYHSPDLMISARSLEAVQRGDYQVVLGELHFAVNSLEQEAFMNTHPEPARLRNAIAEDVGPRCTPTVSKGDIYSGRGVTPLAEHPEDVAIEYDASRSWRPRSQVVPLSDQVIRLVDGRLTVSTRDGSRSWDILQLVQVILPVISIAVPLLPRLQYMPRVTLDGLVVAREAWRFQVAEMPFVQAPTTVERFIGVRRWAREQGLPRFLFFKASSERKPSYLDLESPHTVDNFLRMLQSSESVFVSEMLPAIDHTWLPDAEGHTYTSEFRIVALDPEPWRPA encoded by the coding sequence ATGCCGAACAAAGCTCCCGGACATCTGGTCCCCCTCGCGAATGGCTGGTCTCTCTGGAAGGACTTCTGCGTTCGTGGCGCGGGCTTCCCCGCTTCGGATGTCCTGCGGCTCGCCAGCCGGGAGCTGGCCTCGGCGGTGGACGCGTGTCTGGACCTCGAGGAGCGCATCCGCACGCTCCGCGAGGAGCTCATCGCCGCCCTCGAGCGTGTCCGGCAAGCGCTGCCTCCAGACGAGGCCCGCGCGCTCAACGGCGCCATCAAACGTCTGGCCCGGGGAGGACTGCCCCAGGACATCCAGGCCGAGGGCGAGGCCCGCACGCGCTTCGAGGCCCTGCGCTCCAGCCTGGCGGAGCTGGAGGCCACCCGGGCCCGCCTGGACGCGCTGTTCGAGCGCGAGGGCACCCGGCTCGGCGAGGTCCTCCGGGCCCAGGCGCGCGACAGCCGGTTCCGCGAGGCCCTCGTGTGGCAGAACCGCGCCGCGGTCCACTCGGCCATCGAGCCGCTGCTGCGCAGCCCCCCGGATGAGCGCAGCACCAAGAGCCGCGCCAGGGAGCAGCTCGTCGCCAACTACCTCCAGCGCTACACCGTCAAGAACGACTCCATCGGCTTCTTCGGCCCGTTCGGCTGGGGCACCTTCTCCGAGGAGGGCCCCGGCGTCACGGCCCGGCCCGGCCCCTCGCTCATCGAGCACCGCTGGGTGTCCTTCGATTTCTGGCCCATCGAGGCCCTGGCCCAGAAGTTCTCCAAGCACCCCGGCATCCAGCCGTGGCTCGCCCCCCGCCTCCAGCCCTATGCGCGCCTCGAGGGGCGGACCCTGCACCTGCCCGTGGGCAGCGACGAGCTGGCCCCCACGCCGCTGCGCCTGCTCACGTTGTGTGATGGCGTGCGGCTGGCCCGGGAGCTCGCCACCACGGTGATCGCCGAGGGGCTGTTCTCCTCGGAGGCGGACGTCTACGCCGCGCTGGAGGAGCTGCGGTCCCGCGACGTGCTCGTCTGGGAGCTGGAGCTGCCCACCCGGGCGCATGGGCGCGAGGTGGTCCTGCGGCAACTGCTGGAGCGGGTGGGCGATGAGGCCGCGCGCTCGGACGCGCTCGCCCAGCTCGCGGAGCTGGAGGAGGCCCGCGAGGCCGTCATCCGCGCGTCCGGAGACCCGGAGGCGTTGGACCGGGCCCTCGGCGAGGTGGAGAGCCGCTTCAGCCGCCTGACGTCCCGGGATGCCACCCGCAACGCCGGCATGACGTACGGCGGGCGCACCCCGCTCTACGAGGACTGCCGCCGGGGCCTCGCCATGACGTTGGGACCCGAGCTGATCGACCGCCTCCGGCGTCCCCTCTCGCTGCTGATGCTCGGCGGGCGCTGGTACAGCTACCAGATTGGCCGCCAGTGCCATGAGGCCCTGCTCGGGGTCTTCCGCTCGCTGTGCGAGGGCCTGGGGACGGACACCGTGGAGGGCGTCCTGTTCTGGCCCACCGCCGCCGAGCTCTTCCCCGAGGGGGGTAGCAAGCCCCCCGCCTTCGCCGAAGCCCTGATGGCCGACTACCCGGCCCGCTGGGCGCGTGTCTTCGGCCTGCCCCAGTCCGGTGGGCAGCGTGCGATCGAGCTCACCTCGGACGCGGTCGAGCCCCTGGTTCGCGAGCTCTTCGCCGCCCCCCATCCCGGCTGGCCCGGTGCCCGCTACCACTCGCCGGATCTGATGATCAGCGCCAGGAGCCTGGAGGCCGTCCAGCGCGGCGACTATCAAGTCGTCCTGGGAGAGCTCCACTTCGCGGTCAATTCGCTCGAGCAGGAAGCCTTCATGAACACGCACCCGGAGCCCGCGCGGCTTCGGAACGCCATCGCCGAGGACGTGGGGCCGCGCTGCACCCCCACCGTGTCGAAGGGCGACATCTACAGCGGCCGCGGCGTCACGCCCCTCGCGGAGCACCCCGAGGACGTCGCCATCGAGTACGACGCCTCACGCTCCTGGCGCCCGCGCTCCCAGGTGGTGCCGCTCAGCGACCAGGTGATACGGCTGGTGGACGGGCGGCTCACGGTCAGCACCCGCGATGGCTCCCGGAGCTGGGACATCCTGCAACTGGTGCAGGTCATCCTCCCGGTCATCTCCATCGCCGTCCCGCTGCTGCCCCGGCTGCAGTACATGCCGCGCGTCACCCTCGACGGCCTCGTGGTGGCGCGTGAGGCGTGGCGCTTCCAGGTGGCGGAGATGCCCTTCGTCCAGGCCCCCACCACCGTGGAGCGCTTCATCGGCGTGCGCCGCTGGGCCCGCGAGCAGGGCCTGCCCCGCTTCCTCTTCTTCAAGGCCTCCTCGGAGCGCAAGCCCAGCTACCTGGACCTGGAGAGCCCCCACACTGTGGACAACTTCCTGCGGATGCTCCAGAGCTCGGAGTCGGTGTTCGTCTCGGAGATGCTCCCGGCGATCGATCACACCTGGCTGCCGGATGCCGAGGGCCACACGTACACGAGCGAGTTCCGGATCGTCGCGCTGGACCCGGAGCCCTGGCGGCCGGCCTGA
- a CDS encoding ATP-grasp domain-containing protein yields the protein MKTVAVIGSRNDEHTRYVAEAVERRRARVLLVETANVPESATLTWERGEVRYQGERLDDVRSFYIKRLQLSLPLPDPAGLPERNFSTWQEQYIAERERHSLLQSVLRSLNQKGRTFVNPFETLELHYLKLHQLALLQRARVPVPPSLGTCDPEAVRDFVREHGSVIYKPLGGGALVRRITQEDLTDERLQLLGNCPVLFQAEIKGDEFRAYVLDGEPVAAFRIPTEGVVDARENLAHVRPARLPEEAWRICLRGARSLGMVFTAVDLRRDAEGRFVALEFNPTPAISYFDDPRRGKVISRLAGYLVAKA from the coding sequence GTGAAGACGGTCGCAGTCATCGGCTCGCGGAACGACGAGCACACCCGTTATGTGGCCGAGGCCGTGGAGCGCCGCCGCGCGCGGGTCCTCCTGGTCGAGACCGCGAACGTCCCCGAGTCCGCCACACTGACGTGGGAGCGTGGCGAGGTCCGCTACCAGGGCGAGCGGCTCGATGACGTGCGCTCGTTCTACATCAAGCGCCTCCAGCTCTCGCTGCCCCTGCCGGACCCCGCCGGGCTGCCCGAGCGCAACTTCTCCACGTGGCAGGAGCAGTACATCGCCGAGCGCGAGCGACACTCGCTCCTCCAGTCCGTGCTGCGCTCGCTGAACCAGAAGGGGCGCACCTTCGTCAACCCGTTCGAGACCCTCGAGCTGCACTACCTGAAGCTGCACCAGCTCGCCCTGCTGCAGCGGGCCCGCGTGCCCGTGCCCCCGAGCCTCGGCACGTGTGACCCCGAGGCCGTGCGTGACTTCGTGCGCGAGCACGGCTCGGTCATCTACAAGCCGCTCGGAGGGGGCGCGCTGGTGCGGCGCATCACGCAGGAGGATCTCACGGACGAGCGGCTCCAGCTGCTGGGCAACTGCCCCGTGCTCTTCCAGGCGGAGATCAAGGGCGACGAGTTCCGCGCCTACGTGCTGGACGGCGAGCCGGTGGCGGCCTTCCGCATTCCCACCGAGGGCGTGGTGGACGCCCGGGAGAACCTCGCGCACGTGCGTCCGGCCCGGCTGCCCGAGGAGGCCTGGCGCATCTGTCTGCGCGGGGCGCGCTCGCTCGGGATGGTGTTCACGGCGGTGGACCTGCGGCGGGACGCGGAGGGGCGCTTCGTCGCCCTCGAGTTCAACCCCACGCCCGCCATCTCCTACTTCGATGACCCCCGGCGCGGGAAGGTCATCTCCCGGCTCGCGGGGTACCTCGTTGCGAAGGCCTGA
- a CDS encoding lipase secretion chaperone, translating to MRLVMRGRTKASGFSLCLVLLGLCTWWNLASPVEPAGGASTALATSSAPVVAGRAGAPTVATAPPREPEAGFLAERTPRTLVQAYERAAARGDFGMAPGRILASLLDRHCGNPRQRAGECRALLFAHLQERLALPEELTSAAFWSLLERIDAEFDQRVTSNPRSHSDDEFLAVHARFREARRELIGLELDRRLFGLSDELLQLPQRVGELARDSRMPLEQKLAVYQDALHRIEEEHQVRLVSVMEPVELAKHELSLRQSAEVLGAEQRREVLERYTGPEYARRYLDYHQEQQSLSERLKAFNQERESMLKQWASESSPEQLRQRMLAVDQHLFEKYDLQ from the coding sequence ATGCGGCTCGTCATGCGCGGCCGCACGAAAGCCTCGGGATTCTCGCTGTGCCTCGTCTTGCTGGGCCTTTGCACCTGGTGGAACCTCGCGAGTCCCGTCGAGCCCGCGGGTGGGGCGAGCACGGCCCTCGCTACCTCGAGCGCCCCTGTCGTGGCCGGGAGGGCCGGAGCGCCAACGGTCGCCACCGCCCCTCCTCGAGAGCCCGAGGCCGGGTTCCTGGCGGAGCGGACTCCCCGCACGCTGGTCCAGGCCTATGAGCGTGCCGCCGCGAGAGGTGACTTCGGGATGGCTCCTGGCCGCATCCTGGCGAGCCTCCTCGACAGGCACTGTGGGAATCCGCGGCAGCGGGCCGGCGAGTGCCGTGCTCTTCTCTTCGCCCACCTCCAGGAGCGCCTCGCCCTTCCCGAGGAGCTCACGTCCGCGGCTTTCTGGAGCCTGCTGGAGCGGATCGACGCGGAGTTCGACCAGCGGGTGACGAGCAACCCGCGGTCCCACTCGGATGATGAATTCCTCGCCGTTCATGCGCGCTTCCGGGAGGCGCGTCGTGAGCTCATCGGTCTGGAATTGGATCGACGGCTCTTCGGCTTGTCCGACGAGCTCCTCCAACTGCCCCAGCGGGTGGGTGAGCTCGCCAGGGACTCCCGCATGCCACTCGAGCAGAAGCTCGCCGTCTATCAGGACGCGCTCCATCGGATCGAGGAGGAGCACCAGGTGCGGCTCGTGTCCGTCATGGAGCCCGTGGAACTGGCGAAGCACGAGCTGAGCCTCCGGCAGTCGGCCGAGGTGCTCGGAGCGGAGCAGCGGAGGGAAGTGCTCGAGCGCTACACCGGCCCCGAGTACGCCCGGCGCTACCTGGACTACCACCAGGAACAGCAGTCCCTGAGCGAGCGCCTGAAGGCTTTCAACCAGGAGCGGGAGTCGATGCTGAAGCAATGGGCCAGCGAGTCGAGCCCGGAGCAACTGCGCCAACGGATGCTCGCGGTGGATCAACACCTGTTCGAGAAGTACGACCTGCAATGA
- a CDS encoding MFS transporter yields the protein MNSRLHTLSARGMVARLSLLIFLDGLAQSVSFPVLPRLVSSFLEGHPGMTALWVGWLEVAWALPQIVMAPLLGTLSDRFGRRPLMLLSMGGIGLELLLDALALDLGWLLAGRIVCGLTFGAQAAVMAGVADTAPPDERARAYGFVNGALYAGIVVGPLLGGWLAETDLRAPFHAGAAIAAVGALYVASLLPEPLARAHRTSPQEPQAGLGEAFRLLGTHPALRPLAVVLLLSWLSFQSSDNMFVLYTAHRYGWSTVRFGVFVAVEASLGILVQGFLAGAAARRLGERRTLILGSMTQGFGMLAMGLAPVAVLFWPGALVAILGAIVRPALQTLMSEAVGADEQGRLQGIVSSIASATSVVAPLVFTSLYAWAIGSGRSPAWAGITLLCGAVLSALGAWVAWRMVPRRQAPAPS from the coding sequence ATGAATTCCCGTCTCCACACGCTTTCCGCGCGCGGCATGGTCGCGCGCCTGTCCCTGCTGATCTTCCTGGATGGCCTGGCGCAATCGGTGAGCTTCCCGGTGCTTCCTCGCCTCGTGAGCTCGTTCCTCGAAGGCCATCCCGGCATGACCGCCCTCTGGGTCGGCTGGCTGGAGGTGGCCTGGGCGCTACCCCAGATCGTCATGGCCCCGCTCCTGGGCACCTTGTCCGACCGGTTCGGACGCCGGCCGCTCATGCTCCTGTCGATGGGGGGCATCGGGCTGGAGCTCCTCCTCGACGCCCTGGCGCTGGACCTCGGGTGGCTGCTCGCGGGGCGGATTGTCTGCGGCCTCACCTTCGGCGCCCAGGCCGCGGTCATGGCGGGCGTGGCCGACACCGCGCCGCCGGACGAGCGCGCCCGCGCCTACGGCTTCGTCAACGGCGCCCTCTACGCCGGCATCGTCGTGGGCCCCCTGCTCGGCGGCTGGCTGGCGGAGACCGACCTTCGCGCACCGTTCCATGCCGGCGCCGCCATTGCCGCCGTGGGCGCGCTCTACGTGGCGAGCCTCCTGCCCGAGCCGCTTGCCCGCGCGCATCGCACGTCGCCTCAGGAGCCACAGGCCGGGCTCGGGGAGGCATTCCGGCTGCTGGGAACCCACCCCGCCCTTCGCCCTCTGGCGGTCGTGCTGCTCCTGTCGTGGCTCTCCTTCCAGAGCAGCGACAACATGTTCGTGCTCTACACCGCCCATCGCTACGGCTGGAGCACGGTGCGGTTCGGCGTCTTCGTGGCCGTGGAGGCGTCGCTCGGGATCCTCGTCCAGGGCTTCCTCGCTGGCGCCGCCGCCCGCCGTCTGGGCGAGCGTCGGACCCTCATCCTGGGCTCCATGACCCAAGGCTTCGGCATGCTGGCGATGGGGCTCGCGCCCGTGGCCGTGCTGTTCTGGCCAGGAGCCCTCGTCGCCATCCTGGGTGCCATTGTCCGGCCAGCGCTGCAGACCCTGATGTCGGAGGCCGTGGGCGCTGACGAGCAGGGGCGCCTGCAAGGCATCGTCTCCTCGATCGCGAGCGCGACGAGCGTCGTCGCCCCGCTCGTCTTCACGTCCCTCTACGCCTGGGCGATCGGCAGCGGCCGGAGCCCGGCCTGGGCGGGAATCACCCTCCTCTGCGGCGCGGTCCTGAGCGCCCTCGGCGCCTGGGTGGCCTGGCGCATGGTGCCGCGCCGTCAGGCGCCAGCTCCGTCTTGA
- a CDS encoding WD40/YVTN/BNR-like repeat-containing protein has translation MSRLCLPRAVLALSLLLAGTTGCKREDPPPPGGEEKAPVCPTAAELDALPLPASVPTTGTRLCRDGWCWVSHEPQGHDLHAVWSHPTEGAWLVGQAGTVLHWKLDTWTWQSTPTRNTLRGVWGASPDDIWAVGDEGTLLHFDGTGWTTVPAPGDTVDLLSIEGLSSREVWAAGKGGRLLRWDGSAWALVPSGTSAELKEVSVLSADDVWVSAQGVGLLRCTPGGCTAQAGPSEVGATELPRDMWERGSERWVVFGHPPVSYLWKDGAWSVERIAPPPGPDFATTYSDPWVGGANDAWVFITQRASPSIATRWIYHWDGGTWTRLEEPFANLADRRHVSLWSAQTLGGSSPSDLWAIGNQGAVLHWDGSTWRDLRHLRGFLSAYSPSSPTVLGNYTLGLTASPDGARVWANPTAGGSRLDVAASTWATSEGDWHAHLIPPPRGVVSSPRFTVSGTGVQPLEGLQPGDPEPWRTRIHASARDNVWAMDSQRLWAWEGQAWRIALEGQGELFAVWTHGPKDTWVAGAEKLLHWDGEGWQEHPTPGFTASALWGAWRRDLWAVGNKGGMAALFHWEGEQWSEVSSDALQGLGPLQAVAGRCASEVYAAGSGGALLNWDGATWRRMSVPTTLDLYGVTPVGKELWISGANGAVLRQPRPAP, from the coding sequence ATGTCACGCCTCTGCCTACCGCGCGCGGTGCTCGCGCTTTCGTTGCTTCTTGCTGGGACGACCGGCTGCAAACGGGAGGATCCGCCCCCACCAGGAGGCGAGGAGAAGGCCCCCGTGTGCCCCACGGCCGCGGAGTTGGACGCCCTCCCCCTTCCGGCTTCGGTCCCCACCACCGGCACCCGCCTGTGCCGCGACGGCTGGTGCTGGGTGAGTCATGAGCCCCAGGGCCACGATCTTCATGCCGTCTGGTCGCACCCCACCGAGGGCGCCTGGCTGGTGGGACAGGCCGGCACGGTGCTGCACTGGAAGCTGGACACCTGGACATGGCAGTCCACGCCCACCCGGAACACGCTCCGCGGCGTCTGGGGTGCGAGTCCGGACGACATCTGGGCCGTAGGCGACGAGGGGACGCTGCTGCACTTCGATGGCACCGGGTGGACCACCGTCCCGGCTCCCGGGGACACCGTGGACCTGCTCTCCATCGAGGGCCTTTCGTCCCGTGAGGTGTGGGCCGCGGGCAAGGGCGGGCGCCTGTTGCGTTGGGACGGCAGCGCGTGGGCCCTGGTGCCCAGCGGAACCTCGGCGGAGCTGAAGGAGGTGTCGGTCCTGTCGGCCGACGACGTGTGGGTCAGTGCCCAGGGCGTCGGGCTGCTGCGCTGCACGCCCGGGGGCTGTACGGCCCAGGCCGGGCCTTCCGAGGTGGGCGCCACCGAGCTCCCCCGGGACATGTGGGAGCGGGGCTCCGAGCGGTGGGTCGTCTTCGGCCACCCGCCTGTGTCCTACCTCTGGAAGGACGGAGCGTGGAGCGTGGAGCGCATCGCACCGCCTCCCGGCCCCGACTTCGCCACCACCTACTCGGACCCGTGGGTGGGAGGCGCGAATGACGCCTGGGTCTTCATCACCCAGCGCGCGAGCCCGAGCATCGCGACCAGGTGGATCTATCACTGGGACGGCGGGACGTGGACGCGCCTCGAGGAGCCCTTCGCGAACCTGGCGGACCGGCGCCACGTCTCGCTGTGGTCCGCGCAGACGCTGGGTGGGTCGAGCCCTTCCGACCTCTGGGCCATTGGCAACCAGGGCGCCGTCCTGCACTGGGACGGAAGCACCTGGCGAGACCTGCGCCACCTGCGCGGCTTCCTCTCGGCCTACAGTCCCAGCAGCCCCACGGTGCTCGGCAACTACACCCTGGGGCTCACGGCCAGCCCCGATGGGGCTCGTGTCTGGGCCAACCCCACCGCCGGGGGGTCCCGCCTCGATGTGGCCGCGTCGACGTGGGCGACGTCCGAAGGCGACTGGCATGCGCACCTGATCCCGCCCCCCCGTGGCGTCGTCAGCAGCCCCAGGTTCACGGTCTCTGGCACGGGCGTCCAGCCGTTGGAGGGCCTGCAGCCCGGAGACCCGGAGCCCTGGAGGACCCGCATCCACGCCAGCGCGCGCGACAACGTCTGGGCGATGGACTCGCAGCGCCTCTGGGCGTGGGAGGGCCAGGCGTGGCGCATCGCACTCGAGGGCCAGGGCGAGCTGTTCGCCGTGTGGACCCACGGGCCGAAGGACACGTGGGTGGCCGGCGCCGAGAAGCTGCTGCACTGGGACGGCGAGGGCTGGCAGGAGCACCCGACGCCCGGCTTCACGGCCTCCGCCTTGTGGGGCGCCTGGCGCCGCGACCTGTGGGCCGTGGGCAACAAGGGCGGCATGGCGGCCCTCTTCCACTGGGAGGGCGAGCAATGGAGCGAGGTGTCGAGCGACGCGCTCCAGGGCCTCGGGCCCCTGCAGGCGGTGGCGGGCCGCTGCGCCAGCGAGGTGTACGCCGCGGGCTCGGGAGGGGCTCTGCTGAACTGGGACGGCGCCACGTGGAGGCGCATGAGCGTCCCCACCACCCTGGATCTCTACGGGGTGACGCCGGTGGGCAAGGAGCTGTGGATCTCCGGTGCCAATGGGGCGGTCCTGCGGCAGCCGCGGCCGGCGCCGTAA
- a CDS encoding 2OG-Fe(II) oxygenase translates to MSVATIEEGPLLGPSFFLSRTALRSLALAHRDGYGAARPYPHAVIDGFLGERLASGLAEVFPGASEADWKRRDHQEQAARLGQLQRKAFEGVHGALRHLLSELSSMSFLDFLETLTGVQGLIADPHFRGAGLHLTLRGGHLALHADFNRDRFRALSRRLTVLYYLNRGWEPAWGGDLELWNADLSRCEARIAPLLDRLVVMAHGDDYWHGHPAPLECPEGRGRAAVAAYFYTAEASPDAPEPHSAIWAPARS, encoded by the coding sequence GTGAGCGTCGCAACCATCGAAGAAGGCCCGTTGCTGGGTCCGAGCTTCTTCCTGTCCCGTACGGCGCTCCGCTCGCTCGCCCTGGCCCATCGTGACGGCTACGGCGCCGCACGGCCCTATCCCCACGCCGTCATCGATGGCTTCCTGGGAGAGCGGCTCGCGTCCGGACTGGCGGAGGTCTTCCCGGGCGCATCCGAGGCCGACTGGAAGCGGCGCGACCACCAGGAACAGGCGGCGCGCCTGGGACAGCTCCAGCGCAAGGCGTTCGAGGGGGTGCACGGCGCGCTCCGGCACCTGCTCTCGGAGCTCTCGAGCATGTCGTTCCTCGACTTCCTGGAGACGCTCACCGGCGTGCAGGGGCTCATCGCGGATCCCCACTTCCGGGGTGCCGGGCTGCACCTCACGCTGCGGGGAGGCCATCTGGCGCTCCATGCGGACTTCAACCGCGATCGCTTCCGTGCGCTCTCGCGGCGGCTCACCGTGCTCTACTACCTGAACCGCGGCTGGGAACCCGCCTGGGGCGGGGACCTCGAGTTGTGGAATGCCGACCTCTCCCGGTGCGAGGCCCGGATCGCTCCACTCCTGGATCGCCTGGTCGTGATGGCACACGGCGATGACTACTGGCATGGCCACCCGGCCCCGCTGGAGTGTCCCGAGGGACGAGGCCGGGCCGCGGTCGCCGCCTACTTCTATACGGCGGAAGCCTCCCCGGACGCGCCGGAGCCCCACAGCGCCATCTGGGCTCCAGCGCGTTCCTAG
- a CDS encoding class I SAM-dependent methyltransferase, protein MAHEHSAHSVHHLVTGFGADRAAHYDTQASVNLAGAQAMYELGVSALTAQLDGQDSASLLFVGLGTGAELSPYTRFGVPGWRFTGVDPSDAMLAVARQRLEAEGLLSRTHLHVGELRTLPPGPPFDGAQMMGVLHHVEGEEARLELLREVTRRLKPGAPLVVGCRVGHDPVLMNVELRRMRAYGIPPEALERRRQLFATIRPIESEAALFAMFARTGLVAPRPIFVSLQFKVFLARFEPGAAG, encoded by the coding sequence ATGGCTCACGAACACTCCGCCCACTCCGTCCACCACCTCGTGACGGGCTTTGGCGCCGACCGCGCTGCCCACTACGACACCCAGGCGTCCGTCAACCTCGCTGGCGCCCAGGCCATGTACGAGCTTGGCGTCAGCGCGCTGACCGCCCAGCTGGATGGCCAGGATTCGGCGTCGCTGCTCTTCGTGGGCCTGGGCACGGGCGCGGAGTTGTCGCCCTACACCCGCTTCGGCGTGCCGGGCTGGCGCTTCACGGGCGTGGATCCCTCCGACGCCATGCTCGCCGTCGCCCGCCAGCGCCTGGAAGCAGAGGGACTGCTCTCGCGCACGCACCTGCACGTGGGCGAGCTGCGCACCCTGCCTCCCGGACCCCCGTTCGACGGCGCGCAGATGATGGGCGTCCTGCACCATGTGGAGGGCGAGGAGGCCCGCCTCGAGCTGCTGCGCGAGGTGACCCGGCGGCTCAAGCCCGGAGCGCCCCTCGTCGTGGGCTGCCGCGTCGGCCATGATCCCGTGCTGATGAACGTGGAGCTGCGGCGAATGCGGGCGTATGGAATCCCCCCAGAGGCGCTGGAGCGCCGGCGTCAGCTCTTCGCGACGATACGGCCCATCGAGTCCGAGGCCGCCCTGTTCGCGATGTTCGCCCGGACCGGACTGGTGGCGCCGCGTCCGATCTTCGTCTCGCTGCAGTTCAAGGTCTTCCTCGCGCGCTTCGAGCCCGGAGCCGCGGGCTAG
- a CDS encoding 2OG-Fe(II) oxygenase: MRRPERSSGFFIPDIADSVFGEGWRPPSSEFVEAARWMHPQLVNPAGASGVRAAFAEGGRVPHVCLADALQPARAEAVHQALGRARFVPHHHAPYPLSIARREEQEPSALMDFVQWLGTQAAADYHAWLVGSPQRLSPRQVQVSRMGVGERFPTHVDTEDEGLAVVYNFTRPWEARFGGVLVFPHPSGTWDELRIPPMFNSVFIFRSRGVPHAVTEVTPEAGAHSRYTVTSFFLAEG, translated from the coding sequence TTGCGAAGGCCTGAGCGTTCCAGCGGCTTCTTCATCCCCGACATCGCCGACAGCGTCTTCGGCGAGGGTTGGCGGCCTCCGTCCTCGGAGTTCGTCGAGGCGGCGCGCTGGATGCATCCCCAGCTCGTGAACCCGGCCGGGGCCTCTGGCGTGCGCGCGGCCTTCGCCGAGGGCGGACGGGTGCCGCACGTGTGCCTGGCGGACGCCCTCCAGCCCGCGCGGGCCGAGGCCGTGCACCAGGCCCTGGGCCGCGCCCGCTTCGTGCCCCACCACCACGCCCCCTACCCGCTCTCCATCGCCCGGCGCGAGGAGCAGGAGCCCTCGGCGCTCATGGACTTCGTCCAGTGGCTCGGCACGCAGGCGGCGGCCGATTACCACGCCTGGCTCGTGGGCAGTCCCCAGCGGCTCTCCCCCCGTCAGGTGCAGGTGTCGCGCATGGGCGTGGGCGAGCGCTTCCCCACCCACGTGGACACCGAGGACGAGGGGCTCGCCGTCGTCTACAACTTCACCCGGCCCTGGGAGGCGCGCTTCGGCGGCGTGCTCGTCTTCCCCCACCCCTCCGGCACGTGGGATGAGCTGCGCATCCCCCCCATGTTCAACTCCGTCTTCATCTTCCGCTCGCGAGGAGTGCCGCACGCGGTGACGGAGGTGACGCCGGAGGCCGGTGCGCACTCGCGCTACACCGTCACGTCCTTCTTCCTCGCCGAGGGCTGA